Genomic DNA from Catellatospora sp. TT07R-123:
CTGCGGGTCGATCCAGCCGCGGGTCACGATCACGGGGGTGGTGCTGGTCCCGGTGCCGCCGTAGTCGACCAGCAGCGCGGTCACGTTGGCGTCGTTGCGGTTGGTCACGGCCAGGCGCAGCGAGACCTTGGGCGAGCCGGTCAGCGTCACCGCGCTCGCCAGGTTGCCGGTCCGGTAGACGAGCCGGTTGCCGTTGGCGCTGTCCGGGCTGGCGACCAGTGTCGTCGCCGTACTGGTGCGGCCGTTGTCGGTGAACGACTGCGCCGTGGTGCCCGTCGGCGTGCCGAGGGTCAGCCCGCCGGGTGCGGTGGCCGACGCCGCGTCGAGTTTGAACACGGCCTGGGCGGCGCCGGGGTTGGGCCAGTCGGCGTACTGGCGCCAGGTGCCGTCCTTGAACTGCACCTCGGCCCGGGGCTCGGTGAGGATGCCGTTGTCGATGCCCTTGAGGAAGTACTCGAACCAGCGCTCGACCGTCGCCTTGTAGTCCGCGCGCGAGGTCGTGCCGTGGCCGCCGTTGTGCAGCCAGATCTTGCGCGGCACGTTGTTCGCCCGCAGCGCGTCCCACCACTGCGCGTACTGCTGGCCCTTGACGTTCCAGTCGGCCTGGCCGTGGATGACGAACACGCCCGCCGCGACCTTGTTCGCCTTGCCGACGTAGTCCCGGTCGGCCCAGAACTGCTTCCAGTCGCCGGTGACCCGGTCCTGGTCGGTCTCGATCTGGTTGATCCGGCTCGTGCAGTCGGTCCGGTCGAGCACGGCCCTGGCCAGCACGTCGGTGTCCTCGCCCTGGTATCCGCCCGGGGCGACGACGAGCCCGTTGGCCCGGTAGTAGTCGTACCAGCTGGAGATCGCCGAGATCGGCACGATCGCCTTGAGCCCGGCGACGCCCGTGGCGGCCGCCATGTTCGGCAGCGTGCCGTTGTACGACACACCGATCATGCCCACGTTGCCGGTGCTCCAGGACGCCGTCACCTGCGCACCCGACGCGCTGAACCCGCGGGCCCGGCCGTTGAGCCAGTCGATCACCGCGGTCGTGGCCAGCGTCTCCTGCATGTCCCCGCTGGTCGGGCAGCCGTCCGAGTCGCCGGTGCCGATACTGTGGCCGAGCACGACCGCGTACCCCTTGGGTACGAAGTAGTCGTCGTACCAGTCGGGCAGGTCCGGCACCGGCCTGGCCACGCTGACGCCGGGCCCGGCCGTCGGCGGGGCGCCCGGGGCGAGCGGGAACAGGCCCTCCTGCGGCAGGGCGCTGACGTTCACGCCGTGGTTCGCGGCACTGGCCAGCCCGTTGCGGTACGGGCTCTGCTCGAACACGACCGGGTACGGCCCGCCCGTCGACGGCCGGGCGATGTCGATGGCGATCCGGTCGAGCCGCCCGTCGCCGTTGGAGTCCACGGTCGACTCGACGTAGACCCGCTCCTCGATCTGGGCGAGCGCCGCCCGGGGTGACGCCGCCTGGGGTGGCGCCGCCGCGCCCGCGGCGGTGGCCGGGATCGGGAGGGCGGCTGCGAGCAGCGTGAATGCGATCGCTACGCGGTGGGTGAACCGCATGTGGCTTCCTTCCAGGGGGTGTGGATAGTCGCCGAATGCCGGAATAGCACGATGGTTGTCGATATTGTCAGATCGACGAGAGTGATTCAATCCTTCGGACGGCCAGCGGTCGCCCCCCAACCCCTTGGCACACCCCTAGCTCGCCGCCCCCCCCCCACTCCCCAGCCGCCCCCAACCGGGCCAAGGTGACCGCAGACCGCGATCAAGCCGATCCGGAGCCCGGTGATCGGCATTCGCGGTCAATTTCTGCGGCAGGACGCGATGTTTCGACCGCAGACAGCGATCACCCGAGCAGCCCAACCGTGATGCGCCCGAGGGTGCCGAGCAAGCGCGTAGGTGCAGAGCAAGCGCAGGGTGCAGCGCAAGCCGGTGGGGCGGCGCAAGCCGGTGGGAGCGGCGCAAGCCGGTGGGAGCGGCGCAAGCCGGTGGGAGCGGCGCAAGCCGGTGGGAGCGGCGCAAGCCGGTGGGAGCGGCGCAAGCCGGTGGGAGCGGCGCGAAGTCGCCCGCTGGGGCTGGTGGAGGGGGCGCCGGACGCGGTGTGGGACGGGGGTGTGCTCGGCCGCACGTGCAGAGGCGGAGGCGGCGGCTACAGGCGGTCGAGCACCGAGCGCATGGTGGCGATCTCGGTGGACTGGCTGTTGACGACCTGCTGGGCCAGCTGCCGGGCCAGCGGGTTGGTGCCGTCGACCAGCTCCTGGTCGGCCATGGTCAGCGCGCCCTGGTGGTGGGCGATCATCAGGGTCAGGAACATCTTGTCGAACGGGGTGCCGGACGCCTGCGACAGCGCCTTGAGCTGCGCTTCGGTCGCCATGCCGGCCATGGCGCCGTGGTCGGGGCCGTGGCCCATGTCCATGCCCGTGGGCGCGAGCGTCGGCTGCTTGAACGCGTCCAGCCAGTCCAGCATGGTGGCGATCTCCGGCCGCTGCTCCGCCTTGATCTGCGCGGC
This window encodes:
- a CDS encoding Xaa-Pro dipeptidyl-peptidase; this encodes MRFTHRVAIAFTLLAAALPIPATAAGAAAPPQAASPRAALAQIEERVYVESTVDSNGDGRLDRIAIDIARPSTGGPYPVVFEQSPYRNGLASAANHGVNVSALPQEGLFPLAPGAPPTAGPGVSVARPVPDLPDWYDDYFVPKGYAVVLGHSIGTGDSDGCPTSGDMQETLATTAVIDWLNGRARGFSASGAQVTASWSTGNVGMIGVSYNGTLPNMAAATGVAGLKAIVPISAISSWYDYYRANGLVVAPGGYQGEDTDVLARAVLDRTDCTSRINQIETDQDRVTGDWKQFWADRDYVGKANKVAAGVFVIHGQADWNVKGQQYAQWWDALRANNVPRKIWLHNGGHGTTSRADYKATVERWFEYFLKGIDNGILTEPRAEVQFKDGTWRQYADWPNPGAAQAVFKLDAASATAPGGLTLGTPTGTTAQSFTDNGRTSTATTLVASPDSANGNRLVYRTGNLASAVTLTGSPKVSLRLAVTNRNDANVTALLVDYGGTGTSTTPVIVTRGWIDPQNRNSRATSEKVVQGTEYALNFSMQPKDYVFAAGHRIGLVVISTDYDYTLRPPAGAALRLNPVGSTLTIAQTGLATGDDYSISVSPSGGATNPGGTLSATVATAVTSGSSQNVALSAAGLPTGVTASFSPSTVVAGGSATLTLSTTASVAPGTYQVTVTGTGTGATRTASYALTVNGPGGCNGTNPADVGIPDAGAAVESTVTISGCPGAASASSTAEVHIVHPYRGDLVVSLVAPDGSSYSLSNRSGGSADDIHQTFTVNLSGETANGTWRLRVQDAAAADVGRIDTWTLTLGP
- a CDS encoding DUF305 domain-containing protein, which gives rise to MPGIHAPRPAVRRTVLAAGTLAAALLGGCGADHAGMGHGMSAPAAGSSSVTSFNDTDVMFIQMMIPHHQQAVRMSDLAVTRAGDARVKELAAQIKAEQRPEIATMLDWLDAFKQPTLAPTGMDMGHGPDHGAMAGMATEAQLKALSQASGTPFDKMFLTLMIAHHQGALTMADQELVDGTNPLARQLAQQVVNSQSTEIATMRSVLDRL